The following proteins come from a genomic window of Cryobacterium sp. GrIS_2_6:
- a CDS encoding TraM recognition domain-containing protein → MSASNRRNQNGIDGQTILLIVALALVTVTLSTIWLAVTWGSQLDGVNPGLTSDPFVLFFGLLRGNFRWPASGTWILVGTLAGVVVLAVLLAVAITRARRRRSNVDGAATHMGKGRDLHALSATGAKATAQRLGITDWLGVPIGITVAGRRKLYGSPEDMHVDIWGPRTGKSTSRAIPAILSAPGAVLTTSNKRDVLDATRDVRAANGSHVWAFDPQRIALEEPTWWWNPLSYVTDDVKAAKLAEHFATGSRAGDARADPYFDNAGQDLLAGFLLAAAVEGLSITKVFTWTTTPGDEAPVDILRAHGYDQMADAVDGQVNGEARRRDSVYGTAAQMASCLKVRAIAQWVTPLGGNMASDRRPQFDPHTFVRSNDTLYSLSKEGKGTAGPLVTALTAATVEAAEELATTQPGGRLTTPLLGVLDEAANVCRWHGLPDLYSHYGSRGIILMTILQSWSQGVEVWGRDGMRKLWSASNIAVYGGGVKEPEFLGELSQLIGDYDKHTLSTSVGRGQRSTSHQVQRERTLDVADLGAMPRGRAVVFASGAPATLIETVPWMKGPHADAVRASIAAHDPASRPLAATPPERRLLPDGGAQAWLDAAPRQEDEL, encoded by the coding sequence GTGAGCGCATCGAACCGGCGGAACCAAAATGGAATCGACGGGCAAACGATCCTCCTGATCGTCGCCCTCGCACTCGTCACTGTGACGCTGAGCACGATCTGGCTGGCCGTGACGTGGGGATCACAACTGGACGGGGTAAACCCCGGCCTCACATCAGACCCGTTCGTCCTGTTCTTCGGGCTCCTCCGCGGCAATTTTCGCTGGCCCGCATCCGGCACCTGGATCCTCGTGGGCACACTCGCCGGCGTGGTCGTGCTCGCCGTCCTCCTGGCTGTGGCCATCACGCGCGCGCGACGTCGACGCAGCAACGTCGACGGGGCGGCCACGCACATGGGCAAGGGCCGTGACCTGCACGCCCTCTCTGCCACCGGCGCCAAAGCGACAGCGCAGCGCCTCGGCATCACCGACTGGCTCGGCGTGCCCATCGGCATCACCGTGGCGGGTCGGCGGAAACTCTACGGATCCCCTGAGGATATGCACGTGGATATCTGGGGCCCCCGCACCGGAAAATCAACGAGCCGCGCCATTCCCGCCATCTTGTCGGCTCCCGGCGCCGTTCTCACGACCTCGAACAAGCGCGACGTGCTCGATGCCACCCGCGACGTGCGCGCGGCGAACGGCAGCCACGTGTGGGCCTTCGACCCGCAACGCATCGCGCTCGAGGAACCAACCTGGTGGTGGAACCCCCTCAGCTACGTCACCGACGACGTGAAGGCAGCGAAGTTGGCCGAACACTTCGCCACCGGTTCCCGTGCCGGCGACGCACGCGCCGACCCCTATTTCGACAACGCCGGCCAAGACCTCCTGGCCGGCTTCCTCCTCGCCGCCGCCGTCGAAGGACTCTCGATCACGAAGGTATTCACCTGGACGACAACACCGGGCGATGAGGCACCCGTCGATATCCTGCGTGCCCACGGATACGACCAAATGGCCGACGCCGTCGATGGCCAGGTCAACGGTGAGGCCCGCCGACGCGACAGCGTATACGGCACCGCAGCACAGATGGCATCGTGCCTGAAGGTCCGCGCGATCGCGCAGTGGGTGACCCCGTTGGGCGGCAACATGGCCTCCGATCGACGACCCCAGTTCGACCCACACACATTCGTGCGCAGCAACGACACCCTGTACAGCCTGTCGAAGGAAGGCAAGGGCACCGCCGGGCCGCTCGTCACCGCGCTCACCGCGGCAACCGTCGAAGCCGCCGAAGAACTGGCCACCACACAGCCAGGCGGACGTCTCACGACGCCCCTGCTCGGCGTTCTCGACGAAGCGGCAAACGTGTGCCGCTGGCACGGCCTCCCCGACTTGTACTCGCACTACGGCTCGCGCGGAATAATCCTGATGACCATTCTGCAATCGTGGTCACAGGGCGTTGAAGTGTGGGGACGGGACGGCATGCGCAAGCTCTGGTCGGCATCCAACATCGCCGTCTACGGTGGCGGTGTGAAGGAGCCGGAATTCCTGGGCGAGCTATCCCAGCTGATCGGCGACTACGACAAACACACACTCTCCACAAGCGTCGGCCGCGGCCAACGGTCAACCTCTCACCAAGTGCAGCGCGAGCGCACGTTGGACGTCGCGGATCTCGGAGCAATGCCGCGCGGCCGCGCTGTCGTCTTTGCCTCAGGCGCCCCCGCCACATTGATCGAAACCGTGCCCTGGATGAAAGGACCACACGCTGACGCCGTGCGGGCCTCCATTGCTGCGCACGACCCCGCCAGCCGCCCCCTCGCCGCTACACCACCGGAGCGCCGGCTGCTACCGGACGGTGGCGCCCAAGCGTGGTTGGACGCCGCTCCGAGACAGGAGGACGAGCTGTGA
- a CDS encoding DUF4913 domain-containing protein — MSEFDDFREDENANETEPAEETPQLFYGSSDEFVRERLIHMYARRVGPGNASFRWAADWWNYPEALARIDALWRAWEHLRLDAATGSSVWWIEHADHHMPILMSTEGPFAKSEDANKAGEPLPYTVPPAGLFPDMRLG; from the coding sequence GTGAGCGAATTTGATGATTTCCGCGAGGACGAGAATGCCAACGAAACTGAGCCGGCAGAGGAGACCCCCCAGTTGTTCTACGGCTCGTCTGACGAGTTCGTGCGAGAACGCCTCATCCACATGTACGCCCGTCGCGTCGGGCCCGGTAACGCTAGTTTCCGGTGGGCGGCCGACTGGTGGAACTACCCGGAAGCATTGGCACGGATCGACGCTCTCTGGCGCGCGTGGGAGCACCTAAGACTCGACGCCGCAACCGGCTCAAGTGTCTGGTGGATCGAGCACGCCGATCACCACATGCCCATCCTGATGAGTACCGAAGGGCCATTCGCGAAGTCGGAGGACGCGAACAAGGCGGGCGAGCCTCTGCCCTACACCGTGCCGCCCGCGGGTCTCTTCCCCGATATGCGCCTCGGCTGA
- a CDS encoding relaxase/mobilization nuclease domain-containing protein has translation MMPNIRRGGAMGGLMVYLAGGGRSNEHEEQHLVAGDSAIMAQHGYSVLDRDSALLIARSLDAPRRAFEVDVLRTVKDSDPVTGEVTSKRVAGDVWHCSLSLRAEEGQLSDEKWGAIAEDFANRMGFTETSGKAPCRWVAVRHGLSTNGNDHVHIAVSLVREDGTKASTHNDFRKAQDVCRDLEREYGLELLESRSQGIGERGVKPAERERATRTHSVEVDAHKMERTVRAAATASVDEGEFVRRLRRGGVLIRPRYAAGRDDVVAGYSVAVRPRAGEKPIWYGGGRLARDLTLPRLREGWPDSPEGAQGAVDEWRATAKNPWQYRPVAPGREEMTPAPEMWQQYSDEIGQLRKQLRDVPVTDRATWAHVARETSGVFAAWSQRVEVTPGPLAQASRELARSAHLRAHQSRPKPVHLGSGANAAMILMQAAAVAGGQESMAQAIMLRQLGRMSVAILDMHTAVGDARRAEQVTAMMRNQFAAVSERLPAVPSTDAHPASRTQTTAVPDVMRRATEGLAAPGSGSPVPNTLHSSKPKTPATPRERDGRGRE, from the coding sequence ATGATGCCCAACATTCGCCGGGGCGGCGCGATGGGTGGCCTCATGGTTTACCTCGCTGGCGGGGGCCGTTCGAACGAACATGAGGAACAGCACCTCGTTGCGGGCGATTCCGCGATCATGGCTCAGCACGGGTACAGCGTGCTGGATCGCGATTCGGCTCTGTTGATTGCTCGGAGCCTTGACGCTCCGAGGCGCGCGTTCGAGGTCGACGTGTTGCGTACGGTGAAGGACTCAGACCCGGTTACGGGTGAGGTTACGAGCAAGCGTGTTGCCGGGGACGTGTGGCACTGTTCGCTCTCGCTGCGCGCGGAAGAGGGTCAGCTTTCCGATGAGAAGTGGGGGGCGATCGCAGAGGATTTCGCTAACCGGATGGGCTTCACCGAGACCAGCGGTAAAGCGCCTTGTCGTTGGGTGGCTGTCCGCCATGGGTTGTCGACGAACGGTAACGACCACGTGCACATCGCTGTGTCGCTGGTTCGTGAGGATGGCACTAAAGCGTCCACGCATAATGATTTTCGGAAGGCTCAGGACGTGTGCCGGGACCTGGAGCGTGAGTATGGGCTGGAGCTGTTGGAGAGCCGTAGCCAAGGAATTGGAGAGCGCGGCGTCAAGCCCGCCGAGCGAGAACGCGCCACACGCACCCACTCCGTCGAGGTCGACGCTCACAAGATGGAACGCACCGTGCGGGCCGCCGCGACGGCGTCGGTCGATGAGGGCGAGTTTGTTCGCCGCCTCCGACGCGGGGGAGTGCTCATCCGGCCCCGCTACGCCGCGGGGCGCGACGACGTCGTTGCCGGCTACTCCGTTGCCGTCCGTCCGCGTGCAGGTGAGAAACCGATTTGGTATGGAGGTGGGCGGCTTGCTCGTGACCTGACCTTGCCGCGCCTTCGCGAGGGATGGCCTGACAGCCCCGAGGGAGCGCAGGGCGCCGTTGACGAGTGGCGGGCCACGGCGAAGAACCCGTGGCAGTATCGACCTGTTGCGCCGGGCCGAGAAGAGATGACTCCGGCGCCGGAAATGTGGCAGCAGTACAGCGACGAAATTGGGCAGCTGCGTAAGCAGTTGCGCGACGTACCCGTGACCGACCGGGCCACGTGGGCCCACGTCGCGCGAGAGACTTCCGGCGTCTTCGCTGCGTGGTCGCAGCGCGTTGAGGTGACACCAGGGCCCCTCGCCCAGGCCTCGCGAGAGCTAGCCAGGTCGGCTCACCTTCGAGCACACCAGTCACGGCCCAAGCCCGTGCATCTGGGTTCAGGTGCGAACGCGGCGATGATCCTCATGCAGGCGGCGGCGGTAGCCGGCGGCCAGGAGAGCATGGCCCAGGCCATCATGCTCCGCCAGCTCGGTCGGATGTCCGTCGCGATCCTCGATATGCACACCGCGGTCGGTGACGCCCGCCGGGCGGAGCAAGTCACGGCGATGATGCGCAACCAGTTCGCGGCGGTCAGCGAACGTCTGCCCGCGGTTCCGAGCACGGACGCTCATCCCGCTTCACGTACGCAAACGACTGCGGTCCCTGATGTCATGCGTCGTGCCACCGAGGGACTGGCAGCACCCGGAAGCGGCTCGCCAGTGCCGAACACGTTGCATTCCAGCAAGCCCAAGACACCAGCCACGCCTCGTGAGCGTGACGGCCGGGGCAGAGAGTAG
- the mobC gene encoding plasmid mobilization relaxosome protein MobC, translated as MAEKSERRLFGRQRRANVEGGREKSYRVYVTPDEDAQLRARAVVADVTVPRFLFESALNANIETNTDRKKAIAELFTLTRLMATVSNNVNQLARYANTEGQFPADAGAVVAEYRALAGKVENVIDRLAES; from the coding sequence ATGGCTGAGAAGAGCGAGCGTCGGCTGTTCGGCCGGCAGCGTCGTGCGAACGTCGAGGGTGGGCGCGAGAAGAGTTACCGCGTCTACGTCACGCCGGATGAGGATGCTCAGTTGCGGGCCCGGGCTGTCGTTGCCGATGTCACGGTTCCGCGGTTTTTGTTTGAGTCCGCTTTGAACGCCAACATCGAGACGAATACGGATCGTAAGAAGGCGATTGCTGAGCTCTTCACTCTCACCCGGCTGATGGCCACTGTGTCGAACAACGTCAATCAGCTCGCCAGGTATGCGAACACGGAGGGCCAATTCCCCGCCGATGCGGGGGCTGTTGTCGCGGAGTACCGTGCGCTGGCGGGCAAGGTTGAGAACGTCATCGATAGGTTGGCCGAGTCATGA
- a CDS encoding glutaredoxin domain-containing protein gives MIEPLTVYTLPNCVQCTMTKRALDAAGLPYTVIDLTTDARALDLMKQFGYTSAPIVVTRVVSWSGFRPDWIAKITAARDHPSLTSK, from the coding sequence ATGATTGAACCGCTCACCGTGTACACGCTGCCGAACTGTGTCCAGTGCACGATGACCAAACGAGCGCTCGACGCCGCCGGCCTGCCATATACCGTGATCGACCTCACAACCGACGCGCGAGCCCTCGACCTGATGAAACAGTTCGGCTACACCTCAGCGCCCATCGTCGTAACCCGCGTCGTCTCCTGGTCAGGATTCCGACCCGACTGGATCGCCAAGATCACGGCGGCGCGCGACCACCCCTCCCTCACCAGCAAGTAG